Within Kutzneria chonburiensis, the genomic segment TGCGCAACCGGGAGTTCCTCCAGCGTGTGGTGCGGTTCCTGGCCGGCGAGGTCGGCATCACGCAGTTCCTCGACCTGGGCTCCGGCATTCCGACCGTGGGCAACGTGCACGAGGTGGCTCAGGCCGCGCATCCCAACAACCGCGTCGTGTACGTCGACCACGAACCGGTGGCCGTGGCCCAGTCCCAGCGCCTGCTGGCCGACAACCCCTACGCCGCCGTCATCCACGCCGACATCCGTGATCACGAGAAGGTCCTCAACCACCCGGAAACGCTGCGCCTGCTGGACTTCTCCAAGCCCGTGGCCGTCCTGATGCTCCAGGTCCTGCCGTTCATCCCGGACGCCGACGACCCGGCCCAGGTGGTCGCCGGCTATCGCGACGTCTGCGTTTCGGGCAGCTATCTGGCCCTGGCCCACAGCCTGTCGTTCGACTACTGGCCCGGCGCCGTCGCCGAGGCCGTCGAGATGTACACCAAGAGCACCCATCCGCTCAATCTCCGCACCCCCGACCAGGTCGCGGCCTTCTTCGACGGCT encodes:
- a CDS encoding SAM-dependent methyltransferase; protein product: MPEFDESVDISRPNPARMYDYYLGGAHNFAVDREAADRVLAILPETREFAMRNREFLQRVVRFLAGEVGITQFLDLGSGIPTVGNVHEVAQAAHPNNRVVYVDHEPVAVAQSQRLLADNPYAAVIHADIRDHEKVLNHPETLRLLDFSKPVAVLMLQVLPFIPDADDPAQVVAGYRDVCVSGSYLALAHSLSFDYWPGAVAEAVEMYTKSTHPLNLRTPDQVAAFFDGYDLVEPGVVFTAVWRPERPVADDEAIGSRAVAGLGRLS